From a region of the Corallococcus coralloides DSM 2259 genome:
- a CDS encoding metallophosphoesterase encodes MVESPLRIILFILLVSVASVYVHVYLYRRLFRDTSTNRAWRTAGKVLLTALCVPLLLSWVVTRIIPSAFIVAVFAWTWMGVAVYLLLSLALLGAVRWLVARTRGHRGVAAPLATPAPDPATPPSLADLAVTVPPPPPAVPPVDEARRLFLSRATAGGAVLAAGGLTGYGMWSAFHPPVVNEVAVRLPGLPKALDGFTIVHMSDIHVGPIIQRRFMDELVRRANALKPDLVAITGDLVDGTVADLRHSVAALQNLQARAGTHFITGNHEYYWNASSWADALTGLGITVLRNRHVTIGDAGGAFDMVGVDDWSMRNGPKGYNLDAAIQGRNPDRAAVLLAHQPSNWDVAAKAGMGLQLSGHTHGGQFFPFTLAVSAIWKHDAGLFQDGDNHLYVSRGTGFWGPPLRVAAPSEIVKVTLLA; translated from the coding sequence ATGGTGGAAAGCCCGTTGCGCATCATCCTGTTCATCCTCCTCGTCAGCGTCGCGTCGGTCTACGTCCACGTCTACCTGTACCGGCGCCTCTTCCGCGACACGTCCACGAACCGCGCCTGGCGCACCGCCGGCAAGGTGCTGCTGACGGCGCTGTGCGTGCCGCTGCTCCTGTCCTGGGTGGTGACGCGCATCATCCCCTCCGCGTTCATCGTCGCCGTGTTCGCGTGGACGTGGATGGGCGTCGCCGTCTACCTGCTGCTCTCCCTGGCGCTGCTGGGCGCGGTGAGATGGCTCGTGGCGCGCACGCGCGGGCACCGGGGCGTCGCCGCGCCGCTCGCCACGCCCGCGCCGGACCCCGCCACGCCGCCGTCGCTGGCGGACCTGGCCGTCACGGTGCCGCCCCCGCCTCCCGCCGTGCCCCCGGTGGATGAAGCGCGCCGGTTGTTCCTCTCGCGGGCCACCGCGGGCGGCGCGGTGCTCGCGGCGGGGGGCCTCACCGGCTACGGCATGTGGAGCGCCTTCCATCCGCCCGTGGTCAACGAGGTCGCGGTGCGGCTGCCCGGCCTTCCCAAGGCGCTGGATGGCTTCACCATCGTCCACATGAGCGACATCCACGTGGGCCCCATCATCCAGCGGCGCTTCATGGACGAGCTGGTGCGGAGGGCCAACGCGCTCAAGCCGGACCTGGTCGCCATCACCGGCGACCTGGTGGACGGCACGGTGGCGGACCTGCGCCACTCCGTCGCCGCGCTCCAGAACCTCCAGGCGCGCGCGGGCACGCACTTCATCACCGGCAACCACGAGTACTACTGGAACGCCAGCAGTTGGGCGGACGCGCTCACCGGCCTGGGCATCACCGTGTTGCGCAACCGTCACGTGACGATTGGAGACGCGGGCGGCGCGTTCGACATGGTGGGCGTGGACGACTGGTCCATGCGTAACGGCCCCAAGGGTTACAACCTGGACGCCGCCATCCAGGGCCGGAATCCAGACCGCGCCGCGGTGCTGCTCGCGCACCAACCATCCAATTGGGATGTGGCGGCGAAGGCGGGAATGGGCTTGCAACTGTCCGGACACACTCACGGCGGACAGTTCTTTCCGTTCACCCTCGCCGTCTCAGCAATTTGGAAACACGACGCCGGTCTCTTTCAGGACGGCGACAACCACCTCTATGTCAGCCGAGGCACCGGTTTCTGGGGCCCGCCCCTGCGCGTCGCCGCGCCGTCTGAAATCGTTAAGGTGACGCTCCTGGCGTGA